One genomic segment of Scophthalmus maximus strain ysfricsl-2021 chromosome 3, ASM2237912v1, whole genome shotgun sequence includes these proteins:
- the icmt gene encoding protein-S-isoprenylcysteine O-methyltransferase, which translates to MAGSKLGLEGRVSVKSFILGLSVLVVPLIRTWFGHLDWVFDYLTDTPGKIVICVHVAVLNGLLLLLYRGPLYKVAVRACFLGVTFGCGLIISFSETTWTHFGWYLCSLSFFHYSEYLVTAIINPRSLSLDSFLLNHSVEYTLAAISSWLEFTAEKMVVPELKQLSWLSCAGLLMVMCGDGLRKAAMLTAGSNFNHIVQNEKAQSHVLVTDGVYAYFRHPSYVGWFYWSIGTQVVLCNPVCILGYMIASWRFFRERIEEEELSLIHFFAEDYVAYKKRVPTGLPFISGIRVN; encoded by the exons ATGGCAGGCAGTAAGTTGGGGCTGGAAGGAAGAGTAAGTGTGAAGAGCTTTATCCTGGGACTCAGCGTGCTCGTGGTCCCGCTCATCAGGACGTGGTTCGGACACTTGGACTGGGTGTTCGACTATCTGACGGACACTCCGGGGAAAATCGTGATTTGCGTCCACGTAGCGGTTCTCAacggcctgctgctgctgctctacagAGGACCCCTGTACAAG GTCGCCGTGAGAGCCTGTTTCCTCGGAGTCACGTTCGGCTGTGGCCTGATCATCAGCTTCTCGGAAACCACTTGGACACACTTTGGCTG GTATTTGTGCTCGCTGTCCTTCTTCCATTACTCCGAGTACCTGGTGACGGCCATCATCAACCCTCGCAGCCTGTCGCTGGACTCCTTCCTCCTCAACCACAGTGTGGAGTACACCCTGGCCGCCATCTCGTCATGGCTGGAGTTCACGGCGGAGAAGATGGTGGTCCCAG agCTGAAGCAGCTGAGCTGGCTGAGCTGTGCCGGTCTCCTCATGGTGATGTGTGGTGACGGCCTGCGGAAGGCGGCCATGTTGACCGCCGGCTCCAACTTCAACCACATCGTCCAGAACGAAAAGGCCCAGAGCCACGTGCTGGTCACCGACGGGGTCTACGCCTACTTCAGACACCCCTCCTACGTGGGCTGGTTCTACTGGAGCATAGGAACTCAG GTGGTGCTGTGTAACCCGGTGTGCATACTGGGCTACATGATTGCAAGCTGGCGGTTCTTCCGGGAGCggatcgaggaggaggagctctctCTCATCCACTTCTTTGCTGAGGACTATGTGGCGTACAAGAAGAGGGTTCCCACTGGACTGCCCTTCATCTCAGGCATTCGTGTCAACTAG
- the LOC118316257 gene encoding 60S ribosomal protein L22 translates to MAPIKKQSTGKGGKKKKQLLKFTLDCTHPVEDGIMDAANFEQFLQERIKVNGKAGNLGDGVVSIERSKSKITVSSEVPFSKRYLKYLTKKYLKKNNLRDWLRVVANTKESYELRYFQINQDEEEEEEED, encoded by the exons ATGGCGCCTATT aagaagcagagcaCCGGTAAAGGTggtaagaagaagaagcagctccTGAAGTTCACACTGGACTGCACCCATCCCGTTGAAGATGGCATCATGGACGCCGCCAACTTT GAGCAGTTCCTCCAGGAGCGCATCAAGGTGAACGGGAAGGCAGGCAACCTCGGTGACGGTGTGGTCTCCATCGAGAGGAGCAAGAGCAAGATCACGGTGTCCTCTGAGGTGCCCTTCTCCAAAAG GTACCTGAAGTATTTGACCAAGAAGTACCTGAAGAAGAACAATCTTCGTGACTGGCTGCGCGTCGTGGCTAACACCAAGGAGAGCTACGAACTCCGCTACTTCCAGATCAAccaggacgaagaggaggaagaggaggaagattaa
- the rcc2 gene encoding protein RCC2 homolog isoform X1: MQITWCEKADCSFFCSNQSSNRRRTDGRGAAESGNHRNSCQIEKMPRKKVTDISGNGGVKKKRVSGKRKERDFSSDDEFDFEQENNKKPGRPAAKSGLQPVTVADDVKEKIKLECPKVKGQLLIFGATNWDLIGRKEVPKQQAAFRNLGQNLWGPHRYGCLNDVQVSCVVSGPCAAHSLLMTTEGRLWSWGRNDKGQLGHGDTKRLEAPKLIEALAEHVIVTAACGRNHTLALTEDGTAYSFGENKLGQLGQGNQTDAVLSPAPISYNGQPLVKVACGAEFSMVVDCKGNLYSFGCPEYGQLGHNSDGKFIARAQRIEFDCELIPRRVAIFIEKSKDGQVMPVPNVVVRDVACGGNHTLVLDSQKRVFSWGFGGYGRLGHTEQKDEMVPRLVKLFDFPGRGASQIFTGYQCSFALNEMGGLFFWGVTNTSRESTMYPKSVQDLCGWKIRSLACGKSSILVAADESTISWGPSPTFGELGYGDNKPKSSTTAQEVKTLDSVYVEQVVMGYAHSLVIARQDTQQEQEKLKKLPEYNPRTI, from the exons ATGCAAATCACGTGGTGTGAAAAAGCAGACTGCAGCTTCTTTTGTTCAAATCAATCATCAAACCGgcgacggacggacggacgcggAGCTGCCGAATCAGGAAATCACCG AAACAGTTGTCAGATTGAAAAAATGCCACGCAAGAAGGTGACGGACATCTCAGGGAACGGTggtgtgaagaagaagagggtcagcgggaaaaggaaagagagagacttcagcagTGACGACGAGTTTGATTTTGAGCAGGAGAACAACAAGAAACCTGGCAGACCTGCCGCCAAGTCTGGTCTGCAGCCCGTCACTGTGGCAGACGACGTCAAAGAGAAAATT AAACTTGAGTGCCCAAAGGTAAAAGGTCAACTGCTCATCTTTGGAGCAACCAACTGGGATTTGATTGGAAGAAAGGAGGTGCCCAAACAACAAG CTGCATTTCGCAACCTTGGCCAGAATCTGTGGGGTCCTCACCGCTACGGCTGTCTGAATGATGTCCAGGTCAGCTGTGTTGTGTCTGGGCCGTGTGCTGCACACAGTCTCCTCATGACCACCGAGGGCCGGCTGTGGAGCTGGG GTCGTAATGACAAAGGTCAGCTGGGTCATGGCGACACCAAGCGCCTGGAAGCTCCCAAGTTGATCGAGGCCCTGGCAGAACACGTGATTGTGACTGCAGCCTGTGGACGCAATCACACCCTGGCACTCACAG AGGATGGCACTGCATACTCTTTTGGTGAGAACAAACTGGGTCAGCTTGGCCAAGGCAACCAGACTGATGCCGTCCTCAGCCCAGCACCA ATCTCCTACAATGGCCAGCCCCTGGTGAAGGTGGCCTGTGGTGCAGAATTCAGCATGGTGGTGGACTGCAAGGGAAACCTTTACTCCTTTGGCTGCCCGGAGTATGGACAGCTGG GTCACAACAGCGATGGGAAGTTCATCGCTCGTGCCCAGCGCATTGAGTTTGACTGCGAGCTCATTCCTCGTCGGGTCGCCATCTTCATCGAGAAGTCCAAAGACGGCCAGGTCATGCCCGTGCCGAACGTGGTGGTCCGAGACGTGGCCTGCGGGGGGAACCACACG cTGGTGCTGGACTCTCAGAAGCGAGTATTCAGCTGGGGCTTCGGAGGCTACGGTCGTCTGGGCCACACGGAGCAGAAGGACGAGATGGTTCCTCGACTGGTCAAACTCTTTGACTTTCCCGGACGTGGTGCGAGTCAGATCTTTACAGGCTACCAGTGCTCCTTTGCTCTCAATGAGATGG GGGGGCTGTTTTTCTGGGGGGTGACAAACACTTCCAGAGAGTCCACCATGTACCCCAAGTCTGTGCAGGATCTGTGCGGCTGGAAGATCCGCAGCCTGGCGTGTGG GAAGAGCAGCATCCTTGTCGCCGCAGATGAGAGTACGATCAGCTGGGGCCCCTCGCCCACATTCGGAGAGCTG ggATACGGAGATAACAAACCCAAATCCTCCACCACCGCCCAAGAGGTCAAGACCTTGGACAGTGTCTACGTAGAGCAG
- the rcc2 gene encoding protein RCC2 homolog isoform X2: MVLHVRNSCQIEKMPRKKVTDISGNGGVKKKRVSGKRKERDFSSDDEFDFEQENNKKPGRPAAKSGLQPVTVADDVKEKIKLECPKVKGQLLIFGATNWDLIGRKEVPKQQAAFRNLGQNLWGPHRYGCLNDVQVSCVVSGPCAAHSLLMTTEGRLWSWGRNDKGQLGHGDTKRLEAPKLIEALAEHVIVTAACGRNHTLALTEDGTAYSFGENKLGQLGQGNQTDAVLSPAPISYNGQPLVKVACGAEFSMVVDCKGNLYSFGCPEYGQLGHNSDGKFIARAQRIEFDCELIPRRVAIFIEKSKDGQVMPVPNVVVRDVACGGNHTLVLDSQKRVFSWGFGGYGRLGHTEQKDEMVPRLVKLFDFPGRGASQIFTGYQCSFALNEMGGLFFWGVTNTSRESTMYPKSVQDLCGWKIRSLACGKSSILVAADESTISWGPSPTFGELGYGDNKPKSSTTAQEVKTLDSVYVEQVVMGYAHSLVIARQDTQQEQEKLKKLPEYNPRTI, from the exons ATGGTTTTACACGTCAG AAACAGTTGTCAGATTGAAAAAATGCCACGCAAGAAGGTGACGGACATCTCAGGGAACGGTggtgtgaagaagaagagggtcagcgggaaaaggaaagagagagacttcagcagTGACGACGAGTTTGATTTTGAGCAGGAGAACAACAAGAAACCTGGCAGACCTGCCGCCAAGTCTGGTCTGCAGCCCGTCACTGTGGCAGACGACGTCAAAGAGAAAATT AAACTTGAGTGCCCAAAGGTAAAAGGTCAACTGCTCATCTTTGGAGCAACCAACTGGGATTTGATTGGAAGAAAGGAGGTGCCCAAACAACAAG CTGCATTTCGCAACCTTGGCCAGAATCTGTGGGGTCCTCACCGCTACGGCTGTCTGAATGATGTCCAGGTCAGCTGTGTTGTGTCTGGGCCGTGTGCTGCACACAGTCTCCTCATGACCACCGAGGGCCGGCTGTGGAGCTGGG GTCGTAATGACAAAGGTCAGCTGGGTCATGGCGACACCAAGCGCCTGGAAGCTCCCAAGTTGATCGAGGCCCTGGCAGAACACGTGATTGTGACTGCAGCCTGTGGACGCAATCACACCCTGGCACTCACAG AGGATGGCACTGCATACTCTTTTGGTGAGAACAAACTGGGTCAGCTTGGCCAAGGCAACCAGACTGATGCCGTCCTCAGCCCAGCACCA ATCTCCTACAATGGCCAGCCCCTGGTGAAGGTGGCCTGTGGTGCAGAATTCAGCATGGTGGTGGACTGCAAGGGAAACCTTTACTCCTTTGGCTGCCCGGAGTATGGACAGCTGG GTCACAACAGCGATGGGAAGTTCATCGCTCGTGCCCAGCGCATTGAGTTTGACTGCGAGCTCATTCCTCGTCGGGTCGCCATCTTCATCGAGAAGTCCAAAGACGGCCAGGTCATGCCCGTGCCGAACGTGGTGGTCCGAGACGTGGCCTGCGGGGGGAACCACACG cTGGTGCTGGACTCTCAGAAGCGAGTATTCAGCTGGGGCTTCGGAGGCTACGGTCGTCTGGGCCACACGGAGCAGAAGGACGAGATGGTTCCTCGACTGGTCAAACTCTTTGACTTTCCCGGACGTGGTGCGAGTCAGATCTTTACAGGCTACCAGTGCTCCTTTGCTCTCAATGAGATGG GGGGGCTGTTTTTCTGGGGGGTGACAAACACTTCCAGAGAGTCCACCATGTACCCCAAGTCTGTGCAGGATCTGTGCGGCTGGAAGATCCGCAGCCTGGCGTGTGG GAAGAGCAGCATCCTTGTCGCCGCAGATGAGAGTACGATCAGCTGGGGCCCCTCGCCCACATTCGGAGAGCTG ggATACGGAGATAACAAACCCAAATCCTCCACCACCGCCCAAGAGGTCAAGACCTTGGACAGTGTCTACGTAGAGCAG